A portion of the Polaribacter cellanae genome contains these proteins:
- a CDS encoding pyridoxal-phosphate dependent enzyme has translation MLQKKLNIKAVICISELVPKIKVDAIKALGAKVAIVGKNQEEATYNALQMEKEEGMRYISAFDDPLIIAGQATTALEILEQNPNTTTILAPVSGGGLMSGVAFAAKALKPDIQIIGVTNNSEPAIYSSIKAGKIVQVGETESLADALPGPISHNNQYTFKMCERYVDDILLISEEQIAQAMAFSLLKEKQVLEGGGAATMALLLKDEYVQNFGENTVAICSGNSVAMDTLLKITSTHKKFINQNF, from the coding sequence ATGTTGCAAAAAAAACTAAATATAAAAGCTGTAATTTGCATCTCTGAATTGGTTCCAAAAATAAAAGTAGATGCAATAAAAGCGTTAGGAGCAAAAGTAGCTATTGTAGGAAAAAACCAAGAAGAGGCAACTTACAACGCTTTACAAATGGAAAAAGAAGAAGGAATGCGCTACATTTCTGCATTTGATGATCCATTAATTATTGCAGGCCAAGCCACAACAGCGCTCGAAATTTTAGAACAAAACCCAAATACAACTACTATTTTAGCTCCCGTAAGTGGTGGCGGATTAATGAGTGGAGTTGCTTTTGCAGCAAAAGCATTAAAACCAGACATACAAATTATTGGAGTAACTAATAATAGCGAACCCGCAATTTATTCAAGTATAAAAGCAGGAAAAATTGTACAAGTAGGAGAAACAGAAAGTTTAGCAGATGCTTTACCAGGACCAATATCACACAATAACCAGTACACTTTTAAAATGTGTGAGCGTTATGTTGATGATATTTTATTAATTTCTGAAGAACAAATTGCCCAAGCCATGGCTTTTTCTCTACTAAAAGAAAAACAAGTGTTAGAAGGCGGTGGCGCTGCTACAATGGCACTACTTTTAAAAGATGAATATGTTCAAAATTTTGGAGAAAATACCGTAGCAATTTGCTCTGGAAACAGTGTAGCTATGGATACATTGCTAAAAATAACATCAACACACAAAAAATTTATAAATCAAAACTTTTAA
- a CDS encoding pyridoxal-phosphate dependent enzyme: protein MIHFKDISLKTIYEAKERIAPMVFKTPLLTSFVLSQKWNKNIALKLENLQPTGAFKLRGAANAMLSLSDAEKKRGVVTMSTGNHGKAVAYVAKKTKYKSCNLHL, encoded by the coding sequence ATGATTCATTTTAAAGATATTAGTTTAAAAACCATATATGAAGCCAAAGAACGCATTGCCCCCATGGTTTTTAAAACACCTTTGCTAACCTCTTTTGTGCTTTCACAAAAATGGAATAAAAACATTGCATTAAAACTAGAAAACCTACAACCCACAGGTGCTTTTAAACTTCGGGGAGCTGCCAATGCAATGTTAAGTTTAAGTGATGCTGAAAAAAAACGAGGAGTCGTAACAATGTCCACAGGTAACCATGGAAAAGCAGTCGCTTATGTTGCAAAAAAAACTAAATATAAAAGCTGTAATTTGCATCTCTGA
- a CDS encoding phosphotransferase, translating to MRQYSDLHSTEIKEIIAAYTNNDVVSYKLLSGGSENTNYLVKLTKETYVLTICEQKSIHEAQELVYLLNYLNQHHFSTSKPIKTKTNEPILIWKGKTVILKEYLSGFIAENLPNNLLIEAGEQLGKLHKIKAPHFIRKDISYGIEYFKEIEAYAANSPFQFWLKNIKTSVEKHIALNLPKSLIHSDLFYSNLIINEHKTAVTIMDFEEASFYYRVFDIGMAIVGLCQEEEKINVNKAKYLLKGYKKEVNLLAIEKESLKDFTAYAAAGTAFWRHKHFNYIQPEKKMFKHYLQMKNIADYTNELSNDFFKKSLNL from the coding sequence ATGAGGCAGTATAGTGATTTACACAGTACAGAAATTAAAGAGATTATTGCTGCATATACAAATAATGATGTTGTTTCATATAAACTTTTAAGTGGTGGTTCAGAAAACACAAACTACCTCGTAAAACTTACAAAGGAAACGTATGTATTAACGATTTGCGAACAAAAATCAATTCATGAAGCACAAGAATTAGTCTATTTATTAAATTATTTAAATCAACATCATTTTTCTACCTCAAAACCTATTAAAACTAAAACAAACGAACCCATTTTAATTTGGAAAGGAAAAACGGTTATTTTAAAAGAATATTTATCAGGCTTTATTGCAGAAAATTTGCCTAATAATTTGCTAATTGAAGCAGGAGAACAACTAGGTAAATTGCATAAAATTAAAGCACCTCATTTTATTAGAAAAGATATTAGTTATGGCATTGAGTATTTTAAAGAAATAGAAGCATATGCCGCAAATTCACCTTTTCAATTTTGGTTAAAAAACATAAAAACTTCTGTTGAAAAACACATTGCTTTAAACCTGCCTAAATCATTAATTCATAGCGATTTATTTTACAGTAACCTTATAATTAATGAGCATAAAACTGCTGTAACCATTATGGATTTTGAAGAAGCCAGTTTTTATTATCGAGTTTTTGATATTGGAATGGCAATTGTTGGTTTGTGCCAAGAAGAAGAAAAAATAAATGTAAATAAGGCAAAATATCTTTTAAAAGGCTATAAAAAAGAGGTTAATTTATTAGCCATTGAAAAAGAAAGTTTAAAAGACTTTACTGCTTATGCAGCAGCAGGTACAGCTTTTTGGAGGCACAAACATTTTAATTACATACAACCTGAAAAAAAAATGTTTAAACATTATTTACAAATGAAAAATATTGCCGATTACACAAACGAACTTTCTAATGATTTTTTTAAAAAATCACTAAACTTATAA
- the thrC gene encoding threonine synthase, protein MLKYVSNKGGGSSVDFETAILNGFASDGGLYVPEKLPKITKEQLVKWKGLSYTKLAFEVLSLFIDRSIVSDTELKEIINEAYGSFEKEEIIPLHLLKSRKDTYVMELFYGPTISFKDIGLAFLVNLVNFFLKRKNERLSLIVATTGDTGPATAYFTAGKSNLDAWVLYPKGMITEEQERQMTTLPHANIHPVGVYNCPDGGDDLDLVIGNLYKNKTFKEKLKLSSVNSINWGRVMMQTVHYFYGYFNVVNSIEEQVNISVPSGGFGNLCAGALAREMGLPIKTLVVANNENACLHRIFSEGVFSKKAIIETPSSAIDILIPVNFWRYLYFKLGQDATKIKKYWNTFKETGIAHFSEEDYKIFKKGFSSNSATAKETVSLIKDIYENEKYLLDPHGAVALLAADSLNNKFGNEKMICLATAHPAKFPAVLKKALNTQKLPKVAKHHSIETAKKRCQKLHTCNHSHLEEALINAMETNWQLTNKKVL, encoded by the coding sequence ATGCTTAAATACGTTAGTAACAAAGGTGGTGGGAGTTCTGTAGATTTTGAAACGGCTATTTTAAATGGTTTTGCATCGGATGGCGGTTTGTATGTTCCTGAAAAATTACCTAAAATAACCAAAGAGCAACTTGTAAAATGGAAAGGACTTTCTTACACAAAACTTGCTTTTGAAGTTCTTTCCCTTTTTATAGATCGCTCGATTGTTTCTGACACAGAATTAAAAGAAATTATTAACGAAGCCTATGGTTCTTTTGAAAAAGAGGAAATTATTCCTTTACATCTCTTAAAATCTCGAAAAGATACGTATGTAATGGAACTGTTTTATGGACCTACTATTTCTTTTAAAGATATAGGATTGGCTTTTTTAGTAAACCTCGTAAACTTTTTTTTAAAGAGAAAAAACGAACGCCTTTCTTTAATTGTTGCTACCACAGGAGATACTGGACCAGCTACAGCTTATTTTACCGCAGGAAAATCTAATTTAGATGCTTGGGTTTTGTACCCAAAAGGAATGATTACCGAAGAACAAGAACGCCAAATGACCACTTTGCCACACGCAAATATTCATCCTGTGGGCGTGTATAATTGCCCAGATGGAGGAGACGATTTAGATTTGGTAATTGGTAATTTATACAAAAATAAAACGTTTAAAGAAAAATTGAAACTCTCTAGCGTAAACTCCATTAATTGGGGGCGCGTAATGATGCAAACCGTGCATTATTTTTACGGATATTTTAACGTGGTAAATTCTATTGAAGAGCAAGTAAATATATCAGTTCCTTCTGGCGGATTCGGAAATTTATGTGCAGGTGCTTTGGCACGCGAAATGGGTTTGCCAATAAAAACATTGGTAGTTGCAAATAATGAAAATGCTTGTTTACATCGTATTTTTTCTGAAGGTGTTTTTTCTAAAAAAGCCATTATTGAAACACCATCTTCTGCCATTGATATTTTAATTCCTGTAAATTTTTGGAGATATTTATATTTTAAACTAGGGCAAGATGCAACAAAAATTAAAAAATATTGGAACACTTTTAAAGAAACCGGAATTGCACATTTTAGTGAAGAAGATTATAAAATATTTAAAAAAGGATTTTCTTCTAACAGCGCTACAGCCAAAGAAACGGTGTCTTTAATTAAAGATATTTATGAAAATGAAAAATACTTGTTAGATCCACATGGGGCAGTTGCTTTGCTTGCTGCAGATTCTTTAAATAATAAATTTGGGAATGAAAAAATGATTTGCTTGGCAACAGCGCATCCTGCTAAATTTCCTGCAGTACTAAAAAAAGCGTTGAATACGCAAAAATTGCCAAAAGTAGCCAAACATCATTCTATTGAAACCGCAAAAAAAAGGTGTCAAAAACTACATACTTGCAATCATTCTCATTTGGAAGAAGCCCTAATAAACGCTATGGAAACTAATTGGCAATTAACCAATAAAAAAGTACTATAA
- a CDS encoding NAD(P)-binding domain-containing protein, with product MTTIIKLDEILSISKEIDAISAMEEGFIKYSNGQTVVPPVAELLFENPPGDVHIKYGYIKKDDFYCIKIASGFYDNTKLGIASSQGMMLLFSQKTGQPTAILLDDGYLTDIRTAAAGALAAKYFAPKNISAIGIIGTGGQAKLQLEYLQKNTPCKTVWVWGRSAEKAQKYKDDLGTNFEVHIAKNPAEVAKNCNLIVTTTPSEKALLFAKDIKPGTHITAVGSDTLDKQELDSEILKKADLVISDSIPQSKSRGEIFQATKAKAIVDEKVVELGTAIQDSSLQRTTENQISVVDLTGVAVQDIMITQSVYKAYIQNKN from the coding sequence ATGACAACAATAATTAAATTAGACGAAATTTTATCGATTTCAAAAGAAATTGATGCAATTAGTGCCATGGAAGAAGGTTTTATTAAATATAGTAATGGGCAAACTGTAGTGCCACCTGTTGCAGAATTACTTTTTGAAAACCCTCCAGGAGATGTACATATTAAATACGGATATATTAAAAAAGATGATTTTTATTGTATAAAAATAGCTTCTGGTTTTTATGATAACACCAAACTAGGAATAGCATCTAGCCAAGGAATGATGTTATTATTTAGCCAAAAAACAGGGCAACCAACTGCCATTTTATTAGACGATGGGTATTTAACAGATATTAGAACTGCTGCTGCTGGTGCTTTGGCGGCAAAGTATTTTGCCCCTAAAAATATTTCGGCAATTGGCATTATTGGTACTGGAGGTCAAGCAAAATTACAGTTGGAATATCTTCAAAAAAATACGCCTTGTAAAACGGTTTGGGTTTGGGGAAGATCCGCAGAAAAAGCACAAAAATATAAAGACGATTTAGGAACTAATTTTGAGGTTCATATTGCAAAAAATCCTGCGGAAGTAGCAAAAAACTGTAATTTAATTGTTACCACAACACCTTCAGAAAAAGCATTGTTATTTGCTAAAGATATTAAACCAGGAACCCATATTACGGCTGTTGGTTCAGATACGTTAGACAAACAAGAATTGGATAGCGAAATTCTTAAAAAAGCAGATTTGGTTATTTCTGATAGTATTCCTCAAAGTAAAAGTCGTGGTGAAATTTTTCAAGCAACAAAAGCAAAAGCGATTGTTGATGAAAAAGTGGTAGAGTTAGGAACAGCTATTCAAGATAGTTCTCTTCAAAGAACAACAGAGAACCAAATAAGTGTGGTCGATTTAACAGGCGTTGCTGTACAAGATATTATGATTACACAATCCGTTTACAAAGCCTACATTCAAAATAAAAATTAA
- the mutS gene encoding DNA mismatch repair protein MutS, whose protein sequence is MKQYNAIKNKYPDAMLLFRVGDFYETFGEDAVKAAGVLGITLTKRGAGSETETALAGFPHHSLNTYLPKLVKAGMRVAICDQLEDPKMTKTIVKRGVTELVTPGVSLNDEVLQTKTNNFLAAVHFDKKQLGISFLDVSTGEYLVAQGTAEYIDKLLQNFSPSEILVQKQHKQQFLELFENRYYTFYLDDWVFQEEYANETLQNHFEVKSLKGFGVQDVKNGIIAAGAVLYYLSETQHNQLKHIQQISRIAADNYVWMDRFTVRNLELYNPNSVNAVTLLNVIDKTISPMGGRLLKRWLALPLKDINEIKNRHELVKFFIDSDDFSQTVTYQLKQISDLERLISKVATGKASPREMVLLKDSLKAILPIKVASEKSKNKAVKDLGNQLHTCKVLIEKITDTLFDDAPVNISKGNAIAAGVHKELDDLRAISNSGKAYLDNMLKRETERTGISSLKIAFNNVFGYYIEVRNTHKDKVPSAWIRKQTLVSAERYITEELKEYETKILGAEDKIQVLEQEIFAKLLQYVIGFVQKVQENAQIIAKIDCLLSFSVLAIDNNYVRPIMDESTDLDIKNGRHPVIEKQLPIDQTYIANDVVLNRNQQQIIMITGPNMSGKSAILRQTALIVLLAQMGSYVPAQNAKIGIVDKIFTRVGASDNISMGESTFMVEMNETASILNNVSDRSLILLDEIGRGTSTYDGISIAWAISEFLHEHPTKAKTLFATHYHELNEMTSTFERIKNFNVSVKELEDNIIFLRKLVSGGSNHSFGIHVAKLAGMPNMVIHRANKILAQLEKNNKNAEVKDVLKQTQHEEMQLSFFQLDDPLLENIRDEILSTNIDTLTPIEALMKLNEIKRMLVKK, encoded by the coding sequence ATGAAACAATACAACGCTATCAAAAATAAATATCCTGATGCGATGTTGCTTTTTCGTGTGGGAGATTTTTACGAAACATTTGGAGAAGATGCCGTAAAAGCAGCAGGTGTTTTAGGAATTACTTTAACAAAACGCGGTGCAGGAAGCGAAACGGAAACGGCTTTAGCGGGTTTTCCTCATCATTCTTTAAACACCTATTTACCAAAGTTGGTAAAAGCAGGAATGCGTGTGGCAATTTGCGACCAGTTAGAAGACCCAAAAATGACCAAAACCATCGTAAAACGTGGTGTTACAGAATTGGTTACGCCTGGTGTTTCTTTAAATGACGAAGTTTTACAAACTAAAACTAACAATTTTTTAGCGGCAGTTCATTTCGATAAAAAACAACTCGGAATTTCGTTTTTAGATGTTTCTACTGGCGAATATTTAGTAGCACAAGGAACTGCAGAATACATCGATAAATTATTGCAAAACTTTTCTCCTAGCGAAATTTTGGTTCAAAAACAACACAAACAGCAATTTTTAGAATTGTTTGAAAACAGGTATTACACGTTTTATTTAGACGACTGGGTTTTTCAGGAGGAATATGCCAACGAAACGTTGCAGAACCATTTTGAGGTAAAAAGTTTAAAAGGTTTTGGTGTACAAGATGTAAAAAATGGAATTATTGCTGCAGGAGCAGTCTTGTATTATTTATCGGAAACGCAACACAATCAGTTAAAACACATTCAACAAATTAGTAGAATTGCAGCAGACAATTATGTTTGGATGGACCGATTTACGGTTAGAAATTTAGAGTTGTACAATCCGAATTCGGTAAACGCAGTTACGCTTTTAAATGTGATTGACAAAACCATTTCGCCAATGGGTGGACGATTGTTAAAGCGTTGGTTGGCATTGCCTTTGAAAGATATTAACGAAATTAAAAATCGCCATGAATTGGTAAAGTTTTTTATAGATTCAGACGATTTTTCGCAAACCGTAACCTATCAACTCAAACAAATTTCCGATTTAGAACGGTTGATTTCTAAAGTAGCTACAGGTAAAGCTTCGCCAAGAGAAATGGTACTTTTAAAAGATTCTTTAAAAGCTATTTTACCGATAAAAGTAGCTTCAGAAAAAAGTAAAAATAAAGCCGTAAAAGACCTTGGGAATCAGTTACATACTTGCAAAGTTTTAATTGAAAAAATTACGGATACTTTGTTTGATGATGCTCCTGTAAATATTAGTAAAGGAAATGCAATTGCTGCTGGTGTTCATAAAGAATTAGACGATTTACGCGCCATTTCCAATTCTGGAAAAGCGTATTTAGACAATATGCTAAAGCGCGAAACAGAACGTACAGGCATTAGCAGCTTAAAAATTGCATTTAACAACGTTTTTGGGTATTATATTGAAGTTAGAAACACGCATAAAGACAAAGTCCCTTCAGCATGGATTCGTAAACAAACCTTGGTTTCTGCAGAGCGTTATATTACGGAAGAATTAAAAGAATACGAAACGAAAATTTTAGGTGCAGAAGATAAAATACAGGTTTTAGAACAAGAAATTTTTGCTAAACTATTGCAATACGTAATTGGTTTTGTACAAAAAGTGCAAGAAAATGCGCAAATTATTGCAAAAATTGACTGTTTGCTCTCTTTTTCTGTTTTAGCGATTGACAACAATTATGTGCGCCCCATTATGGATGAAAGTACTGATTTGGACATAAAAAACGGAAGGCATCCTGTGATTGAAAAACAGTTGCCAATCGACCAAACCTATATTGCAAATGATGTTGTGTTAAACAGAAACCAGCAACAAATAATTATGATTACTGGACCCAATATGTCTGGTAAATCAGCTATTTTAAGACAAACTGCATTGATTGTTTTACTCGCACAAATGGGAAGTTATGTGCCTGCACAAAATGCAAAAATAGGGATTGTAGATAAGATTTTTACAAGAGTTGGTGCGAGTGATAATATTTCTATGGGCGAATCTACTTTTATGGTAGAAATGAATGAAACGGCTTCTATTTTAAATAATGTTTCCGACAGAAGTTTAATTTTATTAGATGAAATCGGGCGTGGAACTTCTACTTATGATGGAATTTCTATTGCTTGGGCAATTTCTGAGTTTCTGCACGAACATCCCACAAAAGCAAAAACATTGTTTGCCACACATTATCACGAATTAAACGAAATGACTTCCACCTTCGAACGCATTAAAAACTTTAATGTGTCTGTAAAAGAATTGGAAGACAACATTATTTTCTTGCGAAAGCTCGTTTCTGGTGGCTCTAACCATAGTTTTGGTATTCATGTAGCAAAATTGGCTGGAATGCCAAATATGGTAATCCACAGAGCGAATAAAATATTGGCGCAATTAGAAAAAAATAATAAAAATGCAGAAGTTAAGGACGTTTTAAAACAAACGCAGCATGAAGAAATGCAGTTGAGCTTTTTTCAGTTAGATGACCCGCTTTTAGAAAATATTCGTGATGAAATTTTATCTACAAATATCGATACGCTAACGCCTATTGAAGCGTTAATGAAATTGAATGAGATTAAGCGAATGTTGGTGAAGAAATAG
- a CDS encoding helix-turn-helix domain-containing protein yields the protein MNNFLIGIGKRIKSIRNKQKITISTLATSAGVSNGLISRIENGRTIPSLPVLLELISALEIDASTFFEGVENTAGATYILIKKDEQQFLEKETDAQGFTYYHIFGKNLNTIGFEAVVLTIAPNSHREKVTTDAWELKYILNGSCTYIINNEEVTVNEGDALYFNGRLPHVPINNNTKSCTMLVLYFYSENQ from the coding sequence ATGAATAACTTTTTAATTGGTATTGGAAAGCGAATTAAATCCATTAGAAATAAACAAAAAATTACCATTAGCACTTTGGCAACTTCTGCTGGGGTTAGTAATGGACTTATTTCCAGAATCGAAAACGGAAGAACCATTCCTTCTCTTCCTGTTTTGTTAGAGTTAATTAGCGCCTTAGAAATTGATGCAAGTACGTTTTTTGAAGGCGTAGAAAACACAGCTGGAGCCACCTATATTTTAATTAAAAAAGACGAACAACAGTTTTTAGAAAAAGAAACAGATGCACAGGGTTTTACCTATTATCATATTTTTGGAAAAAACCTAAATACTATTGGTTTTGAAGCTGTTGTATTAACAATTGCACCAAATTCTCACAGAGAAAAAGTAACTACAGATGCCTGGGAATTAAAATATATCTTAAACGGAAGTTGTACTTATATTATAAATAACGAAGAAGTAACTGTTAACGAAGGAGATGCTCTTTATTTTAATGGAAGATTGCCTCACGTTCCTATAAATAATAACACAAAATCTTGTACGATGTTAGTACTTTATTTTTATTCTGAAAATCAATAA
- a CDS encoding phosphonatase-like hydrolase: MKNIKMVVLDMAGTTVNENNVVYKMVHKAIENAGVVVTLKTVLEYGAGKEKHQAIKDVLTHLNEVDKSSLAIFKEFKVLLEEAYKTLDVSPINGAEKTILNLREKGIIVVLNTGYNKKVATSLLEKMQWKKGQHFDALITADDVEKGRPNSDMILKAMQLFNLKDPKTVLKAGDSAIDIEEGKNANCGITIGVLSGAQTKEQIEKENPTYILDSLATLETVL; the protein is encoded by the coding sequence ATGAAAAATATAAAAATGGTGGTTTTAGATATGGCAGGAACCACAGTAAACGAGAATAATGTCGTGTATAAAATGGTGCACAAAGCCATTGAAAATGCAGGTGTTGTTGTTACTTTAAAAACTGTTTTAGAATATGGAGCAGGTAAAGAAAAACACCAAGCAATTAAAGATGTTTTAACGCATTTAAACGAAGTCGATAAAAGTTCTTTAGCAATATTTAAAGAGTTTAAAGTTTTATTAGAAGAAGCCTATAAAACGCTGGATGTTAGTCCAATTAATGGTGCAGAAAAAACAATTTTAAACCTAAGAGAAAAAGGAATTATTGTTGTTTTAAATACGGGTTATAATAAAAAAGTAGCCACAAGTTTATTGGAAAAAATGCAATGGAAAAAAGGGCAACATTTCGATGCTTTAATTACAGCAGACGATGTCGAAAAAGGACGACCAAACTCAGATATGATTTTAAAAGCGATGCAACTTTTTAATCTTAAAGACCCAAAAACTGTTTTAAAAGCAGGCGATTCTGCAATTGATATTGAAGAAGGTAAAAACGCAAATTGCGGTATTACAATTGGTGTTTTATCGGGAGCGCAAACCAAAGAACAAATAGAAAAAGAAAATCCAACTTATATTTTAGATTCTTTGGCAACTTTAGAAACTGTTTTATAA